One Myotis daubentonii chromosome 3, mMyoDau2.1, whole genome shotgun sequence genomic window carries:
- the DMRTA2 gene encoding doublesex- and mab-3-related transcription factor A2 — MPGPDMELRSELPSVPGAATAATTATGPPVASVASVAAAAAAAASLPVSVAGGLLRAPPLLLRAAEKYPRTPKCARCRNHGVVSALKGHKRYCRWKDCLCAKCTLIAERQRVMAAQVALRRQQAQEENEARELQLLYGTAEGLALAAANGIIPPRPAYEVFGSVCAADGGGPGAGAPAGTGGGAAGAGSSEAKLQKFDLFPKALLQAGRPGSPPPPPGKPLSPDGADSGPGTSSPEVRPGSGSENGDGESFSGSPLTQASKEAGGSCPGSAGPGGGGEEDSPGSASPLGSESGSEADREEAEAPPAPGLGGAPGPRQRTPLDILTRVFPGHRRGVLELVLQGCGGDVVQAIEQVLNHHRGGLAAGLGPTAPSDKAAVGAAAAAEDGWLSRVDAAAGGPGLPAPLQAGPAAPPHHRPLIAGAMAPGTLGSLSSRSAFSPLQPNASHFGAADAGAYPLGAPLGLSPLRLAYSAAAAHSRGLAFMAPYSTAGLVPTLGFRPPMDYAFSDLMRDRSAAAAAAVHKEPSYGGGLYGPMVNGAPEKQ, encoded by the exons gtggcggcggcggcggcggcggccgcttCGCTGCCGGTGAGCGTGGCTGGCGGCTTGCTCCGGGCGCCCCCGCTGTTGTTGCGGGCGGCGGAAAAGTACCCGCGGACCCCCAAGTGCGCGCGCTGCCGCAACCACGGCGTGGTGTCGGCGCTCAAGGGCCACAAGCGCTACTGCCGCTGGAAGGACTGCCTGTGCGCCAAGTGCACGCTCATCGCCGAGCGCCAGCGCGTCATGGCGGCGCAGGTGGCGCTGCGCAGGCAGCAGGCGCAGGAAGAGAACGAGGCGCGCGAGCTCCAGCTGCTCTACGGCACCGCCGAGGGCCTGGCGCTGGCCGCGGCCAACGGCATCATCCCGCCGCGACCCGCCTACGAGGTCTTCGGTTCGGTGTGCGCCGCCGACGGCGGGGGACCGGGAGCCGGAGCGCCCGCGGGGACTGGAGGAGGCGCGGCGGGCGCCGGGAGCTCAG AGGCCAAGTTACAGAAGTTTGACCTGTTCCCCAAGGCCCTGCTTCAAGCAGGCCGGCCGGGCAGCCCGCCCCCGCCACCAGGGAAGCCCCTATCGCCCGACGGTGCGGACTCGGGTCCCGGGACCTCATCCCCGGAGGTGCGGCCAGGCTCGGGCTCCGAGAACGGCGACGGCGAGTCTTTTTCGGGGTCGCCCCTGACCCAGGCCTCCAAGGAGGCAGGTGGCAGCTGCCCGGGCAGCGCTGGCCCCGGAGGCGGCGGCGAGGAGGACAGCCCAGGCTCCGCCAGCCCACTGGGCTCTGAATCCGGTTCGGAGGCCGACAGAGAAGAGGCAGaggctcctccagccccagggttGGGCGGGGCCCCGGGTCCAAGGCAGCGGACGCCGCTGGACATTTTGACGCGCGTCTTCCCGGGCCACCGGCGGGGCGTCCTGGAACTGGTGTTGCAGGGCTGCGGCGGCGACGTGGTGCAGGCCATCGAGCAGGTGCTGAACCACCACCGCGGGGGCCTGGCGGCCGGCCTCGGCCCCACCGCGCCCTCGGATAAGGCTGCAGTGGGTGCAGCAGCAGCCGCGGAAGATGGGTGGCTGAGCCGTGTCGACGCCGCCGCCGGGGGCCCCGGGCTGCCAGCGCCGCTGCAGGCCGGCCCCGCCGCACCCCCGCACCACAGACCTTTGATAGCCGGCGCCATGGCTCCCGGGACGCTGGGTTCGCTGAGCAGCCGCTCGGCCTTCTCGCCTTTGCAGCCCAACGCCAGTCACTTCGGCGCCGCCGACGCAGGTGCCTACCCGCTGGGCGCGCCGCTCGGCCTCAGTCCCCTGCGCCTAGCCtactcggcggcggcggcgcacaGCCGCGGCCTGGCCTTCATGGCCCCTTACTCCACCGCGGGCCTGGTGCCCACGCTCGGCTTCCGCCCGCCCATGGACTACGCCTTCAGCGATCTCATGCGCGACcgctccgccgccgccgcggctGCGGTGCACAAGGAGCCGTCCTACGGCGGCGGCCTGTACGGGCCTATGGTCAATGGCGCCCCTGAGAAGCAGTAG